A window from Cryptomeria japonica chromosome 1, Sugi_1.0, whole genome shotgun sequence encodes these proteins:
- the LOC131036643 gene encoding F-box/kelch-repeat protein SKIP4 — translation MDSLKHLESDHLLEHEEKTGIQMCETSNIEAIDSSLISGLPNDIAFLCLSRVPRRYHHILKCVSKKWRDFLTSESLYSYRQSLGIADNWIYALCRDSYECVHCYVLDPTRRRWKELPGLPFACSKRYGMTCEVLGRRLYLLGGCGFTEDVTNEVYCYDPLPNKWQRVADMDIARCYFVTEACNGRLYAIGGMGSGDLMSWETYDAEANTWTSHENLNVLPDIGESLAFDGKIYIRHISTNLRLATYAAAYDTSNNAWSTVDDEMTMNWYGPAIMVGGEIYMVDQTSGVKLMMLDRLNRCWVFVGRLSCHLIRTPCRITAIGNMLYIIGRGLQTVMIDTGKIEKGSGMLVTSSIAELSLSDDVIFSCKTLSI, via the coding sequence ATGGATTCGCTGAAGCATCTGGAATCAGACCATTTATTGGAGCATGAGGAGAAGACAGGGATTCAAATGTGTGAGACGTCAAATATTGAAGCTATTGATTCATCTTTAATTTCTGGTCTGCCTAATGACATTGCATTTCTCTGCCTATCAAGGGTTCCGCGCCGATACCATCATATATTGAAATGTGTTTCTAAGAAATGGAGAGATTTTTTAACATCCGAATCTCTATATTCATATCGTCAAAGCTTGGGGATTGCAGATAATTGGATTTATGCATTGTGTAGAGATAGTTATGAATGTGTTCACTGTTACGTGCTTGATCCTACAAGGCGAAGGTGGAAAGAGTTACCTGGCCTCCCTTTTGCATGTTCAAAAAGATATGGCATGACATGCGAAGTTCTTGGGAGGAGACTTTACCTGCTTGGTGGTTGTGGTTTTACTGAAGATGTTACCAATGAGGTATACTGTTATGACCCTTTACCAAACAAGTGGCAGAGAGTTGCAGATATGGATATAGCAAGGTGTTATTTTGTTACTGAAGCCTGCAATGGTCGTCTCTATGCAATTGGGGGAATGGGGTCAGGGGATTTGATGTCTTGGGAAACCTATGATGCAGAAGCAAACACTTGGACATCACATGAAAATCTAAATGTTCTGCCTGACATTGGGGAATCATTAGCTTTTGATGGTAAAATATATATCAGACATATCAGTACAAATTTAAGGCTAGCTACCTATGCAGCTGCGTATGACACATCTAACAATGCATGGTCTACTGTTGATGATGAAATGACCATGAATTGGTATGGGCCTGCAATAATGGTTGGTGGTGAGATATACATGGTAGATCAAACATCGGGTGTTAAACTGATGATGTTGGACAGGTTAAATAGGTGCTGGGTATTTGTTGGGAGGCTGTCTTGTCATTTGATAAGAACGCCCTGTAGGATTACTGCAATTGGTAACATGCTTTATATAATAGGAAGGGGTCTGCAGACAGTGATGATAGACACAGGGAAGATAGAAAAGGGTAGTGGAATGTTGGTGACTTCCTCAATTGCTGAGTTGTCCTTGTCAGATGATGTAATCTTTAGCTGTAAGACCCTttcaatttga